Proteins from one Pelodiscus sinensis isolate JC-2024 chromosome 21, ASM4963464v1, whole genome shotgun sequence genomic window:
- the GLOD4 gene encoding glyoxalase domain-containing protein 4 isoform X4, which produces MGGRRALHFVFKVGNRRQSARFYRDVLGMRILRHEEFEEGCKATCNGPYDGKWSKTMVGYGPEDDHFVAELTYNYGVGEYRLGSDFLGMTLMSSQAVSNARKMAWPLKEVATGLFETEAPGGYKFFLEDTEQPKQDPVLKVTLAVSNLQKSVSYWSDLLGMKVYETDEKKQRALLGYADNQCKLELQGMGGAVDHGTAFGRIAFSCPKEELPNIEALMKKEKQKILTPLVSLDTPGKATVQVIILADPVSGV; this is translated from the exons ATGGGAGGCCGCCGCGCGCTGCACTTTGTGTTCAAAGTGGGCAACCGCCGCCAGAGCGCCCGTTTCTACCGCGACGTGCTGGGCATGAGG ATTCTCCGACACGAAGAATTTGAGGAAGGCTGCAAAGCTACTTGCAATGG CCCTTATGATGGAAAGTGGAGTAAAACAATGGTGGGCTACGGACCCGAAGATGATCATTTTGTGGCAGAGCTGACCTACAATTATGGAGTAGGAGAGTATCGACTCGGCAGTGACTTTCTG GGCATGACTCTGATGTCCAGCCAGGCGGTGAGCAATGCCAGGAAGATGGCATGGCCCCTCAAAGAAGTTGCAACGGGTTTATTTGAAACTGAAGCCCCGGGAGGCTATAAGTTCTTCTTGGAAGACACAGAGCAACCAAAGCAAG ATCCTGTGCTAAAAGTAACTCTGGCGGTCTCAAACCTGCAGAAGTCTGTTAGCTACTGGTCTGATCTGCTGGGAATGAAAGTTTATGAAACAGATGAGAAAAAGCAGAGAGCTTTGCTAGGCTATGCAGATAACCAG TGTAAATTGGAGCTGCAGGGCATGGGGGGAGCGGTGGATCACGGCACAGCTTTTGGGCGGATTGCCTTCTCTTGCCCCAAAGAAGAG CTGCCAAACATTGAAGCACTGAtgaagaaggagaagcagaagaTTCTAACACCCCTAGTTAGCTTGGACACCCCTGGAAAAGCAACAGTGCAAGTGATTATCCTGGCTGATCCCGTGAGTGGTGTTTGA
- the GLOD4 gene encoding glyoxalase domain-containing protein 4 isoform X2, translating to MGGRRALHFVFKVGNRRQSARFYRDVLGMRILRHEEFEEGCKATCNGPYDGKWSKTMVGYGPEDDHFVAELTYNYGVGEYRLGSDFLGMTLMSSQAVSNARKMAWPLKEVATGLFETEAPGGYKFFLEDTEQPKQDPVLKVTLAVSNLQKSVSYWSDLLGMKVYETDEKKQRALLGYADNQCKLELQGMGGAVDHGTAFGRIAFSCPKEELPNIEALMKKEKQKILTPLVSLDTPGKATVQVIILADPDGHEICFVGDEAFRELSMLDPNGNKMLDDAMAADKSDEWFAKHKIQKASA from the exons ATGGGAGGCCGCCGCGCGCTGCACTTTGTGTTCAAAGTGGGCAACCGCCGCCAGAGCGCCCGTTTCTACCGCGACGTGCTGGGCATGAGG ATTCTCCGACACGAAGAATTTGAGGAAGGCTGCAAAGCTACTTGCAATGG CCCTTATGATGGAAAGTGGAGTAAAACAATGGTGGGCTACGGACCCGAAGATGATCATTTTGTGGCAGAGCTGACCTACAATTATGGAGTAGGAGAGTATCGACTCGGCAGTGACTTTCTG GGCATGACTCTGATGTCCAGCCAGGCGGTGAGCAATGCCAGGAAGATGGCATGGCCCCTCAAAGAAGTTGCAACGGGTTTATTTGAAACTGAAGCCCCGGGAGGCTATAAGTTCTTCTTGGAAGACACAGAGCAACCAAAGCAAG ATCCTGTGCTAAAAGTAACTCTGGCGGTCTCAAACCTGCAGAAGTCTGTTAGCTACTGGTCTGATCTGCTGGGAATGAAAGTTTATGAAACAGATGAGAAAAAGCAGAGAGCTTTGCTAGGCTATGCAGATAACCAG TGTAAATTGGAGCTGCAGGGCATGGGGGGAGCGGTGGATCACGGCACAGCTTTTGGGCGGATTGCCTTCTCTTGCCCCAAAGAAGAG CTGCCAAACATTGAAGCACTGAtgaagaaggagaagcagaagaTTCTAACACCCCTAGTTAGCTTGGACACCCCTGGAAAAGCAACAGTGCAAGTGATTATCCTGGCTGATCCC GATGGCCATGAAATCTGCTTTGTAGGAGACGAAGCCTTTAGAGAGCTTTCCATGCTGGACCCTAACGGCAACAAGATGTTAGATGAC GCGATGGCAGCGGACAAAAGTGACGAGTGGTTTGCCAAGCACAAAATACAGAAGGCTTCTGCTTAG
- the MRM3 gene encoding rRNA methyltransferase 3, mitochondrial, with the protein MAALRSLARALVAPLLRARPAGAGAGRRGVRALRRSPVRVLPPRAEQKAAEPKGARPERSSAEPGLRYEKAALGDRRLGKVVTIAKSRKFREKHGKILLEGHRLIKDALDAGVVPQTLFFSTAGHLRELPEEKLKKTTLLKVKFEDIKNWSDLVAPQGLIGIFSRPDHAKMTYPAIQQRNSLPLSLICDNLRDPGNLGTILRSAAGAGCSKVLLTKGCVDPWEPKVLRAGMGAHFRLPIIANLEWEFIPNYLPGDTLVHVADNHDPRAQNQDEDMSGKASSYGWVSRPHNLKAQINREDLALESESEEEEQRTDEAWLPELEAQCYHENWTQTPVAVVIGGETQGLSAQAFQLAESTGGRRLVIPLIPGVDSLNSAMAASILLFEGKRQLQLREKQESKRQKFPALS; encoded by the exons ATGGCGGCGCTCCGCTCCCTCGCGCGGGCCCTCGTCGCCCCCTTGCTGCGGGCCCGGCCGGCCGGGGCGGGCGCGGGGCGGCGCGGGGTGCGGGCGCTGAGGCGGAGCCCGGTCCGCGTGCTGCCCCCCCGCGCGGAGCAGAAGGCGGCGGAGCCGAAGGGGGCCCGGCCGGAGAGGAGCTCGGCCGAGCCGGGGCTGCGCTACGAGAAGGCCGCGCTGGGCGACAGGAGGCTGGG GAAAGTGGTGACGATCGCCAAGTCGAGGAAGTTCCGCGAGAAGCACGGCAAGATCCTGCTGGAGGGCCACAGGCTGATCAAGGACGCCCTGGACGCTGGCGTGGTGCCGCAGACTCTCTTCTTCAGTACGGCGGGGCACCTGAGAGAGCTGCCCGAGGAAAAGCTGAAGAAAACCACGCTCCTGAAGGTGAAGTTTGAAGACATTAAGAACTGGTCTGACCTCGTAGCGCCTCAAGGGCTGATCG GGATCTTTTCCAGACCTGACCATGCCAAGATGACCTACCCAGCTATCCAGCAAAGGAATTCGCTGCCTCTGTCCCTTATCTGTGACAATCTCCGTGACCCTGGAAACCTGGGAACGATCCTGAGATCTGCAGCTGGAGCAGGCTGCAGCAAAGTGCTGCTCACCAAAG GCTGTGTGGATCCTTGGGAGCCCAAAGTGCTTCGTGCAGGCATGGGGGCTCACTTCCGCCTACCCATCATTGCCAATCTGGAGTGGGAATTCATTCCCAACTATCTTCCCGGAGACACGCTGGTCCACGTGGCTGACAACCACGACCCACGAGCTCAAAACCAGGATGAGGATATGTCCGGAAAGGCCAGCAGCTATGGCTGGGTTTCCAGACCTCACAATTTAAAGGCTCAGATAAACCGAGAGGATTTGGCTTTGGAATCCGAGagcgaggaggaggagcagagaacAGACGAGGCCTGGCTGCCAGAGCTTGAAGCTCAGTGCTACCACGAGAACTGGACACAGACACCAGTGGCAGTGGTGATTGGTGGGGAGACCCAGGGTTTGAGCGCACAAGCCTTTCAGCTAGCAGagagcacgggggggaggagactggtTATTCCCTTGATCCCTGGCGTGGACAGTTTGAACTCAGCCATGGCCGCGAGCATCCTGTTGTTTGAGGGGAAGAGGCAATTGCAGTTGAGGGAGAAGCAAGAAAGCAAAAGGCAGAAGTTCCCTGCCTTGAGCTAA